The following proteins are encoded in a genomic region of Pseudomonadota bacterium:
- a CDS encoding LysR family transcriptional regulator has translation MAMDLGRLRAFLEVARVGSYQVAALRLHVTPSAISHALRKLQDDLGCELVDWRGRRFALTAAGEDLFHTCQQVFDEIDEAERRLCAGGKEGALRVVLGSTIEFGTTVLLYKLKPLLAEHPELHVDFQFSNSLDGPLLRDEVDLVVDCRPHGHPAVHRTEMFREKYVVVAAPEFLERHAVRKPLDLQSVPVISLDTQGRWWTTLLSTLPAGRRPTFGRMLAIDHVRGMVNATLAGYGVGLLPKYALLPELERGALTVLFPRLRLLEDTFCIYQKVARLARPGNRALTDLLTRMNVSELGDAIGTTVRRRVR, from the coding sequence ATGGCGATGGATCTCGGCCGGCTGCGCGCCTTCCTCGAAGTCGCGCGGGTCGGCAGCTACCAGGTGGCCGCGCTCCGCTTGCACGTCACACCCTCCGCAATCAGTCACGCGCTGCGCAAGCTACAGGACGATCTGGGTTGCGAGCTGGTGGACTGGCGGGGTAGGCGCTTCGCCCTGACCGCTGCGGGAGAAGACTTGTTCCACACCTGTCAGCAGGTCTTCGACGAAATCGACGAGGCCGAGCGTCGCCTTTGCGCGGGAGGCAAGGAGGGCGCGCTACGCGTCGTGCTCGGCTCGACCATCGAGTTCGGAACCACCGTGCTGCTGTACAAGCTCAAGCCTCTGCTGGCAGAGCATCCGGAGTTGCACGTGGACTTCCAGTTCAGCAACAGCCTCGACGGTCCGCTGCTCCGGGACGAGGTGGACTTGGTCGTGGATTGTAGGCCGCACGGCCATCCGGCGGTGCACCGGACCGAAATGTTCCGCGAGAAGTACGTGGTTGTGGCGGCGCCGGAGTTCCTCGAGCGCCACGCCGTGCGGAAACCGCTCGATCTGCAGAGCGTGCCGGTGATTTCGCTCGATACCCAGGGGCGGTGGTGGACGACCCTGCTCAGCACCCTGCCTGCCGGCCGGCGGCCCACGTTCGGGCGGATGTTGGCTATTGACCACGTTCGCGGCATGGTAAACGCGACGCTGGCCGGTTACGGAGTCGGCTTGCTGCCCAAGTATGCGCTCCTGCCCGAGCTCGAGCGTGGCGCGCTGACCGTGCTCTTCCCGCGCCTGCGCCTGCTCGAGGATACCTTCTGCATCTATCAGAAGGTCGCCCGACTCGCGCGCCCGGGAAACCGGGCACTGACGGACCTCTTGACCCGCATGAACGTGAGCGAGCTCGGGGACGCGATCGGAACGACCGTGCGGAGGCGTGTGCGTTGA
- the pruA gene encoding L-glutamate gamma-semialdehyde dehydrogenase encodes MNNSVFHFDVPQNEPILEYAPASLERQHLQAELARQAAIEVEIPLVIGGEEVRTGRTRGVVMPCEHGHVLAQCHLAGKNEVGRAVKAALAAHEAWSALSWIERASIMLKAAELLSKDHRLRITAATMLGQGKSVHQAEIDAACETIDYQRYNVYFASQIYAGQPRSTIEQLNRMEYRPLEGFVFAVSPFNFTAIASNLNMAVALMGNTTVWKPASTAVLSNYYLMRLLMEAGLPPGVVNFVPGAGELVGRTVLEHPRLSGIHFTGSNATFNHLWRSIAENLPTYRSYPRIVGETGGKDFIFAHASADPLAAATAMVRGAFEYQGQKCSAASRAYVPASLWPAIRDAVVDMVSSIRVGDVRDFGNFVNAVIDEASFDNTMRYIALARSSEDARILCGGDGDKAVGYFVQPTVIEVRNPRFVTMEEEIFGPVLSVFVYDDARWTETLHLCDATSPYALTGAIFCRDRYAFIEACRILRYAAGNFYINDKPTGAMVGLQPFGGARCSGTNDKAGGPLNLLRWISPRTIKETFLPPTSYEYPFMG; translated from the coding sequence ATGAACAACAGCGTCTTTCATTTCGATGTCCCGCAGAACGAGCCGATCCTCGAGTACGCCCCCGCCTCGCTCGAGCGCCAGCACCTACAGGCCGAGCTCGCTCGCCAGGCCGCGATCGAGGTCGAGATCCCCCTCGTCATCGGCGGCGAGGAGGTGCGGACCGGGCGTACGCGCGGTGTCGTCATGCCATGTGAGCACGGGCACGTGTTGGCCCAGTGCCACTTGGCCGGGAAGAACGAGGTGGGTCGCGCCGTGAAGGCGGCCTTGGCAGCGCACGAGGCGTGGTCGGCGCTGTCGTGGATCGAGCGCGCGTCGATCATGCTCAAGGCGGCCGAGTTGCTGTCGAAGGATCACCGCCTGCGGATCACGGCGGCGACGATGCTGGGGCAGGGAAAGAGCGTCCACCAGGCCGAGATCGACGCCGCATGCGAGACGATCGACTATCAGCGCTACAATGTGTACTTCGCCTCGCAGATCTACGCGGGGCAACCGCGCTCGACGATCGAGCAGCTCAATCGGATGGAGTACCGGCCGCTCGAAGGGTTCGTGTTCGCGGTCAGCCCTTTCAACTTCACGGCGATCGCCTCCAACTTGAACATGGCGGTCGCCCTGATGGGCAACACGACCGTGTGGAAACCGGCCAGCACGGCGGTGCTCTCGAACTACTACCTCATGCGCCTGCTGATGGAGGCCGGTCTACCGCCGGGCGTCGTCAACTTCGTCCCGGGCGCGGGCGAGCTCGTGGGGCGGACCGTGCTCGAGCACCCTCGTCTTTCCGGTATCCACTTCACGGGGTCCAACGCCACGTTCAACCACCTGTGGCGGTCGATCGCGGAAAACCTGCCCACCTACCGCTCGTATCCGCGCATCGTGGGCGAGACCGGCGGGAAAGACTTCATCTTCGCCCACGCGTCGGCGGACCCGTTGGCAGCAGCCACGGCCATGGTCCGCGGCGCGTTCGAATACCAAGGCCAGAAGTGCTCGGCCGCGTCGCGCGCGTACGTACCCGCGTCGCTCTGGCCGGCGATCCGCGACGCTGTGGTCGACATGGTCTCCAGCATCCGCGTCGGAGATGTTCGCGACTTCGGCAACTTCGTCAACGCCGTCATCGACGAAGCCTCCTTCGACAACACCATGCGCTACATTGCTTTGGCCCGGTCGTCGGAAGACGCCCGAATACTGTGCGGCGGCGACGGCGACAAGGCGGTGGGCTACTTCGTGCAGCCTACGGTCATCGAGGTTCGGAACCCGCGCTTCGTCACCATGGAGGAGGAGATCTTCGGGCCGGTGCTCAGCGTCTTCGTGTACGACGACGCTCGCTGGACCGAGACCCTACATCTCTGTGACGCCACATCGCCGTACGCGCTGACCGGTGCCATCTTCTGCCGGGACAGGTACGCGTTCATCGAAGCGTGTCGGATCCTCCGCTACGCGGCCGGCAACTTCTACATCAACGACAAGCCGACGGGCGCCATGGTCGGCCTGCAGCCGTTCGGCGGCGCGCGTTGCTCGGGAACGAACGACAAGGCGGGCGGACCCCTCAACCTGTTGCGCTGGATCAGCCCGAGGACCATCAAGGAAACGTTCCTGCCGCCCACGTCGTACGAGTACCCTTTCATGGGATAG
- a CDS encoding acyl-CoA carboxylase subunit beta — translation MTDNKVEHAIHDLEAKLAEATDHAVPEQVAKRHAEGKLTARERIHKLLDPGSFHETDAFAVHRCTDFGIDKKRIPGDGVITGWGTIDGRRVFVFSQEFMDFGGALGEVFAKKVVKIMDLAMSNRCPIIGLNDSGGARIQEGVMSLGGYGDIFFRNPQASGYIPQISAILGPCAGGAVYSPAITDFIFMVRDTSHMFITGPAVIKTVTGEEISFEALGGARTHGQKSGVCHFECKDEASCLAEIRALLGYLPQSCADKPPRSDWDREQALTNDEILAVIPDHHRKVYDMRRIMKLVADRDSWLEVAKNFGSNFVTAFARVAGRPVGVLGNNPMNLAGCLNINASDKAARFVRFCDCFNIPMITFVDVPGFLPGADQEHNGIIRHGAKLLYAYSEATVPMVTVIVRKAYGGAYDAMCSKHIGADINLAWPFAEIAVMGAEGAASIIFKKEIESAEDPIATRKARVKEYVARFSNPYKAAELGYVDAVINPAETRARVIDALDTLENKRIDRPSKKHGNIPL, via the coding sequence ATGACCGACAACAAAGTCGAACACGCGATCCACGATCTCGAGGCGAAGCTCGCGGAGGCGACGGACCACGCCGTCCCGGAGCAGGTCGCGAAGCGGCACGCGGAGGGAAAGCTCACGGCCCGGGAGCGGATCCACAAGCTCCTCGATCCCGGCTCGTTCCACGAGACCGACGCGTTCGCCGTGCACCGCTGCACGGACTTCGGGATCGACAAGAAGCGGATCCCGGGCGACGGCGTGATCACGGGGTGGGGGACGATCGACGGCCGCAGGGTGTTCGTCTTCTCGCAGGAGTTCATGGACTTCGGCGGCGCGCTCGGCGAGGTGTTCGCCAAGAAGGTCGTCAAGATCATGGACCTCGCGATGAGCAACCGCTGCCCGATCATCGGCCTGAACGACTCGGGCGGGGCGCGGATCCAGGAGGGCGTGATGTCGCTCGGCGGCTACGGCGACATCTTCTTCCGCAACCCGCAGGCCTCGGGCTACATCCCGCAGATCTCGGCGATCCTGGGGCCCTGCGCGGGCGGCGCGGTCTACTCGCCGGCGATCACGGACTTCATCTTCATGGTGCGCGACACGAGCCACATGTTCATCACCGGCCCGGCGGTGATCAAGACGGTCACGGGCGAGGAGATCTCGTTCGAGGCGCTCGGCGGCGCGAGGACCCACGGCCAGAAGTCCGGGGTGTGCCACTTCGAGTGCAAGGACGAGGCGTCGTGCCTCGCGGAGATCCGCGCGCTGCTCGGCTACCTGCCGCAGAGCTGCGCGGACAAGCCGCCGCGGTCCGACTGGGATCGCGAGCAGGCGCTCACCAACGACGAGATCCTGGCGGTCATCCCGGACCACCACCGCAAGGTCTACGACATGCGCCGGATCATGAAGCTCGTCGCGGACCGCGACTCGTGGCTCGAGGTCGCGAAGAACTTCGGCTCGAACTTCGTGACGGCGTTCGCGCGCGTCGCGGGCCGCCCGGTCGGCGTCCTCGGCAACAACCCGATGAACCTCGCCGGCTGCCTGAACATCAACGCCTCGGACAAGGCCGCGCGGTTCGTCCGCTTCTGCGACTGCTTCAACATCCCGATGATCACGTTCGTCGACGTGCCGGGGTTCCTGCCCGGCGCGGATCAGGAGCACAACGGCATCATCCGGCACGGCGCGAAGCTGCTCTACGCGTACTCCGAGGCGACGGTGCCCATGGTCACCGTGATCGTGCGCAAGGCGTACGGCGGCGCCTACGACGCCATGTGCTCCAAGCACATCGGCGCCGACATCAACCTCGCCTGGCCGTTCGCGGAGATCGCGGTCATGGGGGCCGAGGGCGCGGCGAGCATCATCTTCAAGAAGGAGATCGAGTCCGCCGAGGATCCTATCGCGACGCGCAAGGCGCGCGTCAAGGAGTACGTGGCGCGCTTCTCCAACCCGTACAAGGCCGCCGAGCTCGGCTACGTCGACGCGGTGATCAACCCGGCCGAGACCCGCGCCAGGGTGATCGACGCGCTGGACACCCTCGAGAACAAGCGGATCGACAGACCCAGCAAGAAGCACGGTAACATCCCGCTCTAG
- a CDS encoding cobalamin B12-binding domain-containing protein: protein MTTQPKHRGRVLVGKPGLDGHDRGAKYIARALRDDGFEVVYTGIRRSPEEIAAAAVQEDVDVIGLSLLSGAHNELFAAVLEALRRSDAGDIPVIGGGVIPKEDVPGLVGLGIRAVYTPGTPVGEILAAFREAAEEHRKGRPA, encoded by the coding sequence ATGACGACACAGCCGAAACACCGCGGACGCGTCCTCGTCGGGAAGCCCGGCCTCGACGGCCACGATCGCGGCGCGAAGTACATCGCCCGGGCGCTCCGGGACGACGGGTTCGAGGTCGTCTACACCGGCATCCGGAGATCGCCCGAGGAGATCGCCGCGGCCGCGGTGCAGGAGGACGTCGACGTCATCGGCCTGAGCCTCCTCTCTGGCGCGCACAACGAGCTGTTCGCGGCGGTGCTCGAGGCGCTGCGCAGGTCCGACGCGGGCGACATCCCGGTGATAGGCGGCGGCGTGATCCCGAAGGAGGACGTCCCCGGGCTCGTCGGCCTCGGCATCCGCGCGGTGTACACGCCCGGGACACCGGTCGGGGAGATCCTGGCGGCGTTCCGGGAGGCGGCCGAAGAGCACCGCAAGGGGCGTCCGGCGTGA
- the meaB gene encoding methylmalonyl Co-A mutase-associated GTPase MeaB codes for MTREIQTLLAELRARSPRAIGRAISIVEDGAPAAAEILAALEDPVVDSALVVGVTGPGGAGKSTLTQALITCYRAQGRRVGVVAIDPSSTITGGALLGDRIRMMRHAVDEDVVIRSMATRGRRGGLCAAAGAAVRVMAYSGCGIVVLETVGVGQAELDVVGLADLTALVLAPGLGDDVQAMKAGLIELVDAIVVNKADQPAAEALAAEMEAIAAATGRAVYRTCAVDGRGVTELADGFEALAAALRESGQIAERRRRARGAEVTDWALEMLRPKVAEGVEALGSLRGDPRALARELIARLLARKDEP; via the coding sequence GTGACGCGGGAGATCCAGACGCTGCTCGCCGAGCTCCGCGCCAGGAGCCCGCGGGCGATCGGCCGCGCCATCTCGATCGTCGAGGACGGCGCACCGGCCGCGGCCGAGATCCTCGCCGCGCTCGAGGACCCGGTGGTGGACTCCGCGCTCGTCGTGGGAGTGACAGGGCCCGGCGGCGCCGGGAAGTCCACACTGACGCAGGCGCTCATCACCTGCTACCGCGCCCAGGGGCGTCGGGTCGGCGTGGTCGCGATCGATCCGTCGTCCACCATCACCGGCGGGGCGCTGCTCGGCGATCGCATCCGGATGATGCGCCACGCGGTCGACGAGGACGTGGTGATCCGCTCGATGGCGACGCGCGGCCGCAGAGGCGGCCTGTGCGCCGCGGCGGGCGCGGCGGTGCGGGTGATGGCGTACTCGGGCTGCGGGATCGTCGTGCTGGAGACGGTCGGCGTCGGCCAGGCCGAGCTCGACGTCGTCGGGCTCGCGGATCTCACCGCGCTCGTGCTCGCGCCCGGGCTCGGCGACGACGTGCAGGCGATGAAGGCCGGCCTCATCGAGCTGGTCGACGCCATCGTCGTCAACAAGGCGGACCAGCCCGCGGCCGAGGCGCTCGCGGCCGAGATGGAGGCGATCGCCGCGGCGACCGGCCGGGCGGTGTACCGAACCTGCGCGGTCGACGGCCGGGGCGTGACGGAGCTGGCGGATGGGTTCGAGGCGCTGGCGGCGGCGCTGCGCGAGAGCGGGCAGATCGCGGAGCGGCGGCGGCGGGCGCGCGGCGCCGAGGTGACGGACTGGGCGCTCGAGATGCTCAGGCCGAAGGTGGCCGAGGGGGTCGAGGCGCTCGGGTCGCTGCGCGGCGATCCGAGGGCGCTGGCGCGGGAGCTGATCGCACGGCTGCTCGCGCGAAAGGACGAGCCATGA
- a CDS encoding methylmalonyl-CoA mutase family protein produces the protein MTKHPKVAEWEARILGKALEKAPERRPEFRTGSGLPVERVALPEAVTDAYVESVGLPGAYPFTRGVQPTMYRGRFWTMRQYAGFSTAEESNERYRYLLQQGQTGLSVAFDLPTQIGYDSDDPMARGEVGKVGVAIDSLADMEALLDGIPLDKVSTSMTINSPAAVLLAMYVAVGEKQGVAPAALEGTIQNDILKEYFARGTYIFPPRPSLRIVTDIFAWCSASTPKFNTISISGYHVREAGSTAVQEVAFTLADAVTYVKTALDAGLDVDVFAPRIAFFFNASSDLLEEVAKFRAARRMWARIMKERFGAKKPQSQMMRFHTQTAGYALTAQQIDNNVVRVALQALAAVLGGTQSLHTNSRDEALSLPTEGAALLALRTQQVIAYESGVCNTVDPLAGSYYVEGLTDRIEREALGLMRKIEEMGGMVAAIETGFPQRQIEDASYEYQSQIETGDRGIVGVNKFQAKEGPSPAVFRVPPEIERAQVGRVRAVREGRDAAAADRALAALGEAARGTSNLMPPILGAVRAYATLGEICGVLRGVFGTYTDVGAHR, from the coding sequence ATGACGAAGCACCCCAAGGTCGCGGAGTGGGAGGCGAGGATCCTCGGGAAGGCGCTCGAGAAGGCGCCCGAGCGCAGGCCCGAGTTCCGGACCGGCTCCGGCCTCCCGGTCGAGCGCGTGGCGCTCCCCGAGGCGGTCACCGACGCGTACGTCGAGAGCGTCGGCCTGCCCGGCGCGTACCCGTTCACCCGGGGCGTGCAGCCGACGATGTACCGCGGCCGCTTCTGGACGATGCGCCAGTACGCGGGCTTCTCGACCGCCGAGGAGTCGAACGAGCGGTACAGGTACCTGCTCCAGCAGGGGCAGACCGGCCTCTCGGTGGCGTTCGATCTGCCGACGCAGATCGGCTACGACTCCGACGACCCGATGGCCCGCGGCGAGGTCGGCAAGGTCGGCGTCGCGATCGACTCGCTCGCGGACATGGAGGCGCTGCTCGACGGCATCCCGCTCGACAAGGTCTCCACGTCGATGACCATCAACTCGCCGGCGGCCGTGCTGCTCGCCATGTACGTCGCGGTCGGCGAGAAGCAGGGGGTCGCGCCCGCCGCGCTCGAGGGCACGATCCAGAACGACATCCTCAAGGAATACTTCGCGCGCGGGACCTACATCTTCCCGCCGCGCCCGAGCCTGCGGATCGTGACGGACATCTTCGCGTGGTGCAGCGCGAGCACGCCGAAGTTCAACACGATCTCCATCTCCGGCTACCACGTGCGCGAGGCGGGCTCGACCGCCGTGCAGGAGGTGGCGTTCACGCTCGCGGACGCCGTGACCTACGTGAAGACCGCGCTCGACGCCGGTCTCGACGTCGACGTGTTCGCCCCGCGGATCGCCTTCTTCTTCAACGCCTCCTCGGATCTCCTCGAGGAGGTCGCGAAGTTCCGCGCGGCGCGCCGCATGTGGGCCCGCATCATGAAGGAGCGCTTCGGCGCGAAGAAGCCGCAGAGCCAGATGATGCGGTTCCACACGCAGACCGCCGGGTACGCGCTCACGGCGCAGCAGATCGACAACAACGTCGTGCGCGTCGCGCTGCAGGCGCTCGCCGCGGTGCTCGGCGGCACGCAGTCGCTGCACACGAACTCGCGCGACGAGGCGCTCTCGCTGCCCACCGAGGGCGCCGCGCTCCTCGCCCTGCGCACGCAGCAGGTGATCGCGTACGAGTCCGGGGTCTGCAACACGGTCGATCCGCTCGCGGGGTCGTACTACGTCGAGGGGCTCACGGATCGCATCGAGCGCGAGGCGCTCGGCCTGATGCGGAAGATCGAGGAGATGGGCGGGATGGTCGCGGCGATCGAGACCGGCTTCCCGCAGCGGCAGATCGAGGACGCGTCGTACGAGTACCAGAGCCAGATCGAGACAGGCGATCGAGGCATCGTGGGCGTGAACAAGTTCCAGGCCAAGGAGGGCCCGAGCCCGGCCGTGTTCCGCGTGCCGCCCGAGATCGAGCGGGCGCAGGTCGGGCGCGTGCGGGCGGTGAGAGAGGGGCGCGACGCCGCGGCCGCGGATCGCGCGCTCGCGGCGCTCGGCGAGGCGGCGCGGGGGACCTCGAACCTCATGCCGCCGATCCTCGGCGCGGTCCGCGCGTACGCGACGCTCGGCGAGATCTGCGGCGTCCTGCGCGGGGTGTTCGGCACGTACACGGACGTCGGCGCCCACCGCTAG
- the mce gene encoding methylmalonyl-CoA epimerase yields the protein MIDRIDHLGIAVHKLEDAIPLYEKALGLTCERIEEIPSQKVRTAFFKVGETHVELLEPTADDSPVAKFLASRGEGVHHVAFHSSDLPAQLRQAADAGVRLVNETPTIGAGGKRIAFLHPKSTRGVMVELCREGD from the coding sequence ATGATCGACAGGATCGACCACCTGGGGATCGCGGTGCACAAGCTCGAGGACGCGATCCCGCTCTACGAAAAGGCGCTCGGGCTCACGTGCGAGAGGATCGAGGAGATCCCGAGCCAGAAGGTGCGCACGGCGTTCTTCAAGGTGGGGGAGACGCACGTCGAGCTGCTCGAGCCGACGGCCGACGACAGCCCGGTCGCGAAGTTCCTCGCGAGCCGCGGCGAAGGCGTCCACCACGTCGCCTTCCACTCGAGCGATCTTCCGGCGCAGCTCAGGCAGGCGGCGGACGCGGGCGTGCGGCTCGTCAACGAGACGCCCACGATCGGCGCGGGCGGCAAGCGGATCGCGTTCCTGCACCCCAAGAGCACCCGCGGCGTCATGGTGGAGCTGTGCAGGGAGGGGGACTGA